One Archocentrus centrarchus isolate MPI-CPG fArcCen1 chromosome 10, fArcCen1, whole genome shotgun sequence genomic region harbors:
- the sh3rf2 gene encoding E3 ubiquitin-protein ligase SH3RF1, whose protein sequence is MVDYNVSDLPDALISKNGFKMEELALMALLECPLCLEQLDVSAKVLPCQHTFCMPCLQRHEAAHSQLFCPECSAPVPARTAEALPTNLLLVRLLEGLQGSSSRYTQKYAVPVSRGSSTGFEDKQQQESQNRGLGQGLDEASHKASMYSYRGDLSGEPVLSAGNAITPKHQADDDWHDGDSSSASVSALQAVSQTPQLQPLQQLQAPALCRALCDFNPEEMNLEDSKYFLSFLEGDVLTVIRRVDENWIEAKLGEKVGFCPEQFTKPNPVAAKLLKGKSRRGGDSAEFHHQTVSGGKDKATDASNRTAHYGVPQAPAKTPIINALPLSNQRKQPAARGSNFYQTRDNVNTFNSFNRQGQTQHLFVPSATQGHTHSSRVNSQRRHHSDSQRHLLKIEKKMTSETPPTISMALVNPQMLSASADGKNSSTQQLSISVCAVLYSYKPRRSEELELRKGEMVGVYGKFKEGWLRGLSLRTGKVGILPGNYVTPVLRTSARLLETKAHNPSSQYSTLSGKKHTAAKNPAVVLALDRVNGDGMIYPTGQVPSVPNGAQHAMSSTGTGKPSFSGGSQGWETVRRIFHPHRGSNRPSNMASSHIPPNSQHFAQHQASGYSPALQRKKNSSFASNSGRPPGWMTEPAAPSAAAIMKDRNFHYDKQPGTAPQSILVRPDTNKNSMDKPAKSVRFVTNEDSPPPTRRTYSWSSGNPIPSNARRGPSPLEVWAPSLTLGRDGPGIILKDGKGPILRKGLETAISDFYSPQKPMSSQPALSAVSAQFSPSRHRVTTTHLAQTDSELSLLQGELVLVHRPRPDGRVLVTQESSGQTGLFQSSILQSLERLS, encoded by the exons ATGGTGGATTACAATGTTTCCGATTTACCAGACGCCCTAATCTCAAAGAACGGTTTTAAAATGGAGGAGCTGGCTCTAATGGCCTTGCTGGAATGTCCTCTGTGTCTGGAGCAGCTGGATGTATCAGCCAAGGTCCTACCCTGCCAGCACACTTtctgtatgccctgcctgcagAGGCATGAGGCTGCCCACTCCCAGCTGTTCTGCCCAGAGTGCAGCGCTCCTGTTCCAGCCAGGACGGCAGAGGCGCTTCCTACAAACCTCCTGCTGGTGCGGCTCCTGGAGGGGCTGCAGGGTTCAAGTAGCAGATACACGCAGAAATATGCAGTGCCCGTGTCTAGGGGCAGCTCCACAGGCTTTGAAGATAAGCAGCAACAGGAGAGTCAAAACAGAGGGTTGGGCCAAGGGCTCGATGAG GCTTCTCACAAGGCATCAATGTATAGCTACAGAGGTGATCTGTCAGGAGAGCCAGTCCTCTCGGCTGGTAACGCTATCACACCAAAACACCAAGCGGATGACGACTGGCACGACGGCGACAGTAGCAGTGCGTCTGTCAGTGCGCTGCAGGCCGTCAGCCAGACACCTCAGCTGCAGCCCCTCCAGCAGCTCCAAGCACCAGCTCTCTGCAGAGCACTGTGTGACTTTAACCCAGAAGAAATGAATCTGGAAGACAGTAAATATTTTCTCAGCTTCCTCGAG gGCGACGTCCTCACTGTCATCAGGCGGGTGGATGAAAACTGGATTGAAGCCAAGCTTGGGGAGAAAGTCGGATTCTGTCCTGAGCAGTTTACAAAG CCAAACCCTGTGGCTGCCAAACTGCTGAAGGGAAAGAGTCGGAGGGGGGGTGATTCAGCAGAATTTCACCATCAGACTGTGAGCGGGGGCAAAGACAAGGCCACTGACGCATCCAATAGGACTGCCCATTACGGAGTCCCTCAAGCCCCAGCTAAGACACCCATCATCAATGCATTGCCCCTCTCCAACCAGCGGAAACAGCCAGCAGCCAGAGGAAGCAACTTTTATCAGACGAGAGACAACGTCAACACCTTCAACAGCTTCAACCGTCAGGGTCAGACACAGCACCTCTTTGTGCCCTCTGCCACCCAGGGCCACACTCATTCTTCCAGAGTGAACTCTCAGCGAAGACACCACTCTGACTCGCAGAGACACCTGTTAAAA ATTGAAAAGAAGATGACCAGCGAGACTCCTCCCACCATCTCTATGGCTCTGGTGAACCCCCAGATGCTCTCTGCCTCTGCAGACGGCAAAAACTCCTCCACACAGCAGCTCTCCATCAGCGT GTGTGCCGTCCTCTACTCCTACAAACCACGTCGatcagaggagctggagctgaggAAAGGGGAGATGGTGGGAGTGTACGGAAAGTTCAAAGAAGGCTGGCTGCGTGGGTTATCGCTAAGAACAGGCAAAGTGGGCATCCTTCCCGGCAACTACGTTACGCCTGTGCTCAG AACCTCAGCCAGACTGCTGGAGACCAAAGCGCATAATCCGTCCTCACAATACAGCACTTTATCTGgaaagaaacacacagctgCCAAGAACCCTGCTGTGGTCCTTGCTCTTGATAGGGTGAATGGTGATGGAATGATATACCCAACAGGACAGGTCCCATCTGTGCCAAACGGAGCACAGCATGCAATGTCATCCACTGGGACTGGAAAACCTTCCTTCTCTGGGGGATCACAAGGTTGGGAGACTGTAAGGCGTATTTTTCACCCACACAGAG gCTCAAATCGTCCATCCAATATGGCCAGTTCACACATTCCCCCCAACTCACAGCACTTTGCACAACATCAGGCATCCGGCTACTCACCTGCTCTGCAGAGAAAGAAGAACAGCAGCTTTGCATCCAACTCTGGCAGACCACCGGGCTGGATGACTGAACCAGCAGCgccctctgctgctgctatcATGAAGGACAGGAACTTTCATTATGACAAACAGCCTGGCACTGCCCCTCAATCAATTCTAGTCAGACCTGACACAAACAAGAATAGCATGGACAAG CCTGCAAAGTCAGTGCGGTTTGTCACCAATGAAGACTCCCCTCCTCCAACACGTCGGACGTACTCTTGGTCATCAGGAAATCCAATTCCATCCAACGCCCGACGTGGGCCTTCTCCTTTAGAAGTGTGGGCCCCATCCCTCACACTGGGAAGAGATGGACCAGGGATCATCCTCAAAGACGGAAAAGGTCCTATTCTCAGGAAAGGACTTGAAACAGCCATCTCAGATTTTTACTCTCCACAGAAACCAATGTCCTCACAGCCAGCGCTATCAGCTGTGTCAGCTCAGTTCAGCCCGAGCAG acacAGAGTGACCACAACACATTTAGCCCAAACAGACTCAGAGCTCAGTCTGCTTCAAGGAGAGCTTGTCCTCGTCCACAGACCGCGACCTGATGGTCGGGTTCTTGTTACTCAGGAGAGCAGCGGGCAGACAGGATTATTCCAGAGCAGTATTCTTCAGTCCCTTGAACGCCTCAGCTGA